One genomic window of Garra rufa chromosome 24, GarRuf1.0, whole genome shotgun sequence includes the following:
- the LOC141300385 gene encoding E3 ubiquitin/ISG15 ligase TRIM25-like, whose amino-acid sequence MAEARFSQDEFKCPVCLDLLKDPVSIQCGHSYCKSCITDFWNKEDQMRVYSCPQCRQTFSPRPALGKNTILAELVEKLKMTKLPADCDAGAGDVQCDVCTGTEHKAVKSCLVCQESYCQTHFDCHEEFHSRKPHKVINATGRLQEMICQKHEKLLEVFCRTDQKCICVLCMDEHKNHDTVSAAAQRTEKQKQLKETFQQRIQQREKHVQQLRETVESHKSFQSLSAPPESTDVNGDPLSSRFSYDGLRESVHQLRDKLEDFCKEELKKISDRVSFTRIRNSLLQYSHQLTLDLNTVNKHIRLSESNRVMTYTETVQSYPDNPDRFDYWPQVLCRESVCGRCYWELEYSAGISGSVDISVSYKSISRRGQGDECVFGRNDQSWCLYCTPSRYQFGHKNIWTVLPVESISSRIGVYVDHSAGTLSFYSVSDTMSLIHTVQTTFTQPLYPGFWVRSGSSVKLF is encoded by the exons ATGGCAGAAGCCAGATTTTCCCAGGATGAGTTCAAATGTCCagtgtgtctggatctcctgaaggatccagtgagcatccagtgtggacacagttactgtaagagcTGTATTACAGACTTCTGGAATAAGGAGGATCAGAtgagagtctacagctgccctcagtgcagacagaccttcagtccaagacctgctttagGAAAAAACACCATACTGGCTGAACTGGTGGAGAAACTGAAGATGACCAAACTTCCTGCTGACTGTGacgctggagctggagatgttcagtgtgacgtctgtactggaACAGAACACAAAGCTGTcaagtcctgtctggtgtgtcAGGAATCTTACTGTCAAACTCATTTTGACTGTCATGAGGAGTTTCATTCACGTAAGCCACACAAAGTGATCAAtgccactggacgactgcaggagatgatctgccagaaACATGAGAAGCTCCTTGAGGTTTTCTGTCGCACTGACCAGAAATGTATTTGTGTGCTGTGTATGGATGAACATAAAAACCACGACACTGTATCAGCTGCagcacagaggacagagaaaCAG AAGCAGCTGAAGGAGACGTtccagcagagaatccagcagagagagaaacatgttcagcagctgagagagactgtggagtctcataag agtttccagtctctctcagcacctcctgaatctaCAGACGTAAATGGCGATCCCTTAAGTTCTCGTTTCTCTTATGATGGCCTGAGAGAGTCTGTCCATCAGCTGAGAGACAAACTGGAGGATTTCTGCAAAGAGGAGCTCAAGAAGATCTCAGACAGAG tcTCATTCACCAGGATCAGAAACAGCCtcctacaat attcccatcagctcactctggatctgaacacagTGAATAAACACATCCGTCTGTCTGAGAGCAACAGAGTGATGACTTACACTGAAACAGTCCAGTCGTATCCTGATAATCCAGACAGATTTGACTATTGGCCTCAGGttttgtgtagagagagtgtgtgtggacgctgttactgggagctggAGTATAGTGCTGGTATATCAGGTAGTGTggatatatcagtgtcatataagagcatcagcaggaggGGACAGGGTGATGAGTGTGTGTTTGGacgtaatgatcagtcctggtgTTTGTACTGCACTCCTTCCAGATACCAATTTGGACACAAAAACATATGGACTGTTCTCCCTGTAGAGTCCatcagcagtagaataggagtgtatgtggatcacagtgcaggaactctgtccttctacagcgtctctgacacaatgagcctcatccacacagtccagaccacattcactcagccgctctatcctgggttttggGTTAGGtctggatcatcagtgaaacTATTTTGA
- the LOC141300386 gene encoding tripartite motif-containing protein 16-like, with the protein MRVYSCPQCRQTFSPRPTLATNIMLAELVEKLKKTKLPADCDAGAGDVQCDVCTGRKYKAVKSCLMCLNSYCQNHLEQHESWFKGKRHNLTDATGRLQEMICQKHEKLLEVFCCTDQKCICVLCTIIQHKNHDTVSAAAQRTEKQSLSAPPESTDVNDDPCSSVFSFDDLRESVHQLRDKLEDFCKEELKKISDRVTFTNIVPRTRNDFLQYSHQLTLDLNTAYKHLHLSESNGVITHTDTVQPYPDHPDRFDYCWQVLCRESVCGRCYWELEWSGGLGVSISVSYKSISRRGSAYECSFGCNDQSWSLYCLTSNCSFRHNQIWTDLPVESVSSRIGVYVDHSAGTLSFYSVSDTMSLIHTVQTTFTQPLYPGFTVFYGSSVKLC; encoded by the exons AtgagagtctacagctgccctcagtgcagacagaccttcagtccaagacctACTTTAGCTACGAACATCATGCTGGCTGAACtggtggagaaactgaagaagaCCAAACTTCCTGCTGACTGTGACGCTGGTGCTGGAGATGTTCagtgtgacgtctgtactggaAGAAAATACAAAGCCGTCAAGTCCTGTCTGATGTGTCTGAACTCTTACTGTCAGAATCACCTTGAGCAACATGAGAGTTGGTTTAAAGGAAAGAGACACAATTTGACTGAtgccactggacgactgcaggagatgatctgccagaaACATGAGAAGCTACTTGAGGTTTTCTGTTGCACTGACCAGAAATGTATTTGTGTGCTGTGTACAATTATTCAACATAAAAACCACGACACTGTATCAGCTGCagcacagaggacagagaaaCAG tctctctcagcacctcctgaatctaCAGATGTAAATGATGATCCATGCAGTTCTGTCTTCTCTTTTGATGATCTAAGAGAATCTGTCCATCAGCTGAGAGACAAACTGGAGGATTTCTGCAAAGAGGAGCTGAAGAAGATCTCAGACAGAG tcacattcaccaacattgttcccaggaccaggaatgacttcctacaat attcccatcagctcactctggatctgaacacagCATATAAACACCTCCATCTGTCTGAGAGCAACGGTGTGATTACACATACTGACACAGTCCAGCcctatcctgatcatccagacagatttgactATTGCtggcaggtgttgtgtagagagagtgtatgtggacgctgttactgggagctggAGTGGAGTGGAGGTCTTGGTGTgtctatatcagtgtcatataagagcatcagcaggaggGGATCAGCTTATGAATGTTCTTTTGGatgtaatgatcagtcctggagtttgtacTGCTTAACCTCCAATTGCTCATTCAGACACAATCAGATATGGACTGATCTCCCTGTAGAGTCCGtcagcagtagaataggagtgtatgtggatcacagtgcaggaactctgtccttctacagcgtctctgacacaatgagcctcatccacacagtccagaccacattcactcagccgctctatcctgggtttactGTTTTTTATGGatcatcagtgaaactgtgttga